A single genomic interval of Pseudomonadota bacterium harbors:
- a CDS encoding zf-TFIIB domain-containing protein yields the protein MPLLTSPVDGSPMHQIRRFGIELDVCPTSGGVWLDKGELEKLMALIKEAAEEEAGAFSSRRKPEERYEEPRYRDEEYRKPHYKEQDDYHYKGKHKKKGALHQMMEIFDF from the coding sequence ATGCCCTTATTAACATCACCCGTTGACGGATCACCAATGCACCAAATCAGGCGTTTCGGTATAGAGCTTGACGTATGCCCGACAAGTGGCGGAGTATGGCTTGACAAAGGAGAGCTGGAAAAGCTTATGGCACTTATTAAAGAGGCTGCCGAAGAAGAAGCCGGAGCGTTTTCTTCCCGTCGCAAACCCGAAGAACGTTATGAAGAGCCGCGTTACCGAGATGAAGAATATCGTAAGCCGCATTATAAAGAACAAGATGATTATCATTATAAAGGCAAACATAAGAAAAAGGGTGCGTTACATCAAATGATGGAAATATTCGATTTCTAA
- a CDS encoding calcium/sodium antiporter: MDYLLIIGGLALLFAGGEALVRGSVAISERLGISAILIGVVVVGFGTSTPELMVSIKASLAGQPDIALGNVVGSNIANVLLILGISAIICPVICDAKAIRRDALAVSGVSVLLFALTFTGSISAITGAIMIALLIIYIIYSYKSEMRDKKALKATAPDTVHEHEAQEFSNKLGLGVSLLMSVVGIIMLVLGADFLVEGASNIARQAGIPEAVIGLTLVAVGTSLPELATAISAAVKKNSDVIIGNVLGSNLFNILSILGITAIIKPVPLGGQIASFDVPLNLGIALLALLIIYFVRRISRLTGAVFLVSYVIYIVWLYTS; the protein is encoded by the coding sequence ATGGATTATCTTTTAATCATCGGCGGTTTGGCTCTGCTTTTTGCAGGTGGCGAGGCACTTGTAAGAGGTAGTGTTGCAATCTCGGAGCGGCTTGGCATTTCGGCTATATTAATCGGTGTGGTGGTAGTCGGTTTCGGCACTTCCACACCGGAACTAATGGTATCTATTAAGGCATCTCTTGCCGGTCAGCCTGATATTGCACTCGGTAACGTTGTAGGTAGTAACATTGCCAATGTGCTACTTATTCTGGGAATATCGGCAATTATCTGTCCCGTTATCTGCGATGCTAAGGCTATCAGGCGTGATGCACTGGCGGTTTCGGGCGTTAGTGTCTTACTGTTTGCATTAACATTTACAGGTAGCATTTCTGCCATAACAGGTGCTATTATGATAGCACTTCTGATTATTTATATAATTTACTCCTACAAATCGGAGATGCGAGATAAAAAGGCTTTAAAGGCGACTGCCCCCGATACCGTGCATGAGCATGAAGCACAGGAATTCAGTAATAAATTAGGTCTGGGCGTTTCTTTGCTCATGAGCGTTGTGGGGATTATAATGTTGGTATTGGGTGCGGATTTTCTGGTTGAAGGAGCAAGCAATATTGCCCGTCAGGCAGGCATTCCCGAAGCGGTAATCGGTCTGACACTGGTTGCAGTGGGTACGTCTTTACCTGAACTTGCAACAGCTATCTCTGCCGCCGTCAAGAAAAATTCGGACGTTATTATAGGCAACGTGCTGGGCAGCAACTTATTCAACATACTGAGCATACTCGGAATTACGGCTATAATAAAGCCTGTTCCTCTGGGCGGACAGATAGCAAGCTTTGATGTACCGCTTAATCTTGGAATTGCCCTGCTTGCATTGTTGATTATCTATTTCGTGCGTAGAATTTCAAGACTAACGGGAGCCGTATTCCTTGTGTCCTATGTTATTTATATAGTATGGCTTTATACAAGTTAG
- a CDS encoding DUF4168 domain-containing protein: MTRKTDYLTATVAAVSLAFAAPAFSQQTPPPAYGQQQAESIKVSDGLMKEFVKVQQKVVAVQQNYQAEAQQAGDSPAKIAEITKKANEAATKVVEASPISVEQYNQIAMLPSA; the protein is encoded by the coding sequence ATGACTCGTAAAACCGATTATCTAACGGCAACAGTTGCCGCCGTATCGCTTGCATTTGCAGCACCGGCATTTTCACAACAGACCCCGCCTCCTGCTTATGGACAGCAACAGGCGGAGTCAATCAAGGTATCTGATGGTCTGATGAAAGAATTTGTAAAAGTACAGCAAAAAGTTGTGGCAGTTCAACAAAACTATCAGGCAGAAGCACAACAAGCCGGTGATAGTCCGGCAAAAATAGCCGAAATCACGAAAAAAGCTAATGAAGCGGCAACCAAAGTTGTAGAGGCTTCCCCTATATCGGTGGAGCAATATAATCAAATTGCTATGCTTCCTTCCGCATGA